From Cydia strobilella chromosome 4, ilCydStro3.1, whole genome shotgun sequence, the proteins below share one genomic window:
- the LOC134740462 gene encoding uncharacterized protein LOC134740462, which translates to MPDEIQTRRYESMLFNYGTVQRTDYRENKIKPPVPTLYKEKAPKSRAEFKGIKDTQTLTESLPIPFDLFIRPKDIVRTNPRIVQKTYLKPEDLEREEAQRTRPRLVMTPAVSMDDIDNKQVRDLLLKDIYTSTVRIATEEGVALTNYKTVRAPFPGLPAPANPITLPKLNAQYVSPEWRMDSVSWDNRQLRTYCDPTEKFWLERTPKCSVCDDTAARTAQQKIKEQ; encoded by the exons atgccGGATGAAATACAAACACGACGCTACGAGTCTATGTTATTCAACTACGGGACAGTACAAAGAACAGATTACAGGGAAAATAAAATCAAACCTCCCGTGCCTACACTGTATAAGGAAAAAGCGCCGAAATCTAGAGCGGAATTTAAAGGCATCAAGGACACGCAAACTCTGACTGAGAGTCTGCCCATCCCGTTCGATCTCTTTATTAGACCTAAAGATATCGTGAGGACTAATCCTAGAATCGTGCAAAAgacttac TTAAAACCTGAAGATCTAGAGCGTGAGGAGGCGCAGAGGACTCGCCCACGTCTGGTTATGACACCAGCCGTCAGTATGGACGATATCGACAACAAACA AGTCCGCGATTTGCTGTTAAAGGACATTTATACGAGCACGGTGCGGATCGCGACGGAGGAGGGCGTAGCCCTGACCAACTACAAGACCGTTCGAGCCCCGTTCCCGGGCCTGCCAGCGCCAGCTAATCCA ATAACCCTACCAAAGCTGAACGCTCAATACGTGTCTCCCGAGTGGCGCATGGACTCTGTGTCGTGGGACAACCGTCAGCTGCGCACCTACTGCGACCCGACTGAGAAGTTCTGGCTCGAAAGGACTCCTAAAT GCAGCGTATGTGACGACACAGCGGCGCGAACAGCACAACAGAAAATTAAGGAACAATGA